AAAGTCATGGAAAAATTGAAGGGCACCAAATTAATTTTTCTTTGTAGGTAATCCTGTATCTTAAAGGAGGGAATTTGTCTATTATCCTGCCTACCAAATTTGTATGCTGAGAATTCTTTTCATTGTTGGCTTGATCGCTTATCTCCCTATCCCTACTGCTACAGCCCAGTCTACTCCTGCAAAGAGAACTGAGAAGAGTTGTCAACCAATTGGGAGAATCGTTGGCCCTAAATCACAAAAAGTCTGTTATGGATTATCCGCAAACTTTGTAGGTAACTTACAAATGCTTTGCTATTCGACTTTGGAACTGATTCCTATCGTCGGTGGCAAGATTCAAAAACGGTGTCTCCCGGTTAAGGAGAGGCAGGCGGTAAGGCGAACTAGGAGTGGGGGAGGCGATTCAGTCAATCTCATTGAACCTTATGGTTCAGCTCTGATAGAGAATCGACCAACTATAACATGGGAATATGTAGCAGGTGCTGCTGCTTATCGAGTCAAAGTCGAGGAAGCAGGCTCTAACTTTTTTTGGGCCAGAACTGTTGAAGATACTACCCTGAGTTATCCCTCAGATATAGCTCCTTTGCGTCCAGGAGGAGTGTACACGATTTTGGTAGAACCTCAGGGAGTTGAGTTTTCTACTTTGGCATCGAAAACAGTTGTTTCTTTAGGTGAGGCACAGAGGCAAAAGATTGACAAAGCTTTAGTTACGTTAAAGTCAAATGGAGTTAGTGCAGATGAGCAAGCGCTTGATTTAGAACAGGTCTATCGTAGTCAGGGTCTCATTCAAAAATCGATCGGCGTCTTGCTAAACAGGATTCATTCAGGAACGCTAAACTCAGAAATCTATCTAATCTTAGGCGATCGCTACCGGGAAGAGGGCTTTCGAGAACTGGCTAAAGCCCAGTACCAAAAGACTATAGAAATTTCAACTAAACAGAACCAGCCTATTTTGCGATCCAAAGCAGAGAAAGCACTTCTCAAACTAGAAGCGTTTGCTACACCTTGAGTAATTAGGAGCTTCCTAAAAGTAAAAACGGTGCCCAAAAGTAGGGATGGCTATAATGTTCGGAATTCTTGAGCATTAGCTGTGCCTTCTGAAGCGCTTCAGCATAGGATGCCCCGCTTGCAACGTGCCTATAGAACTCACCCGCAAGTACGCTTGTCGATTCTGATTCTACGCGCCACAGGGATGCGATCGCATTTTTCGCTCCTGCTTGGGTTGCCAAACCTGCCAGACCTAACTGTGAGCGGCTATCTCCTTTAGCTGTTTCACAAGCACTTAGAAAGAGCAGATCTAGACCTGAAGAAGAATCTGTAACACCGCTGCGAATCAGGCGATCAAACTCGCCTACACGCAGACGGTCTTCCCAAGATAGTAGGTAGGTTTCGGCGGGATTACTTGAGAACTTCCCGTGGGTGGCAATATGCAAAATGGAATATTTCGGTAACTTCTGCTGAAGATTTTCCGCTGTAAAAGATTTATCCATTAGCTTTGAGGTACGCGAGTCCCCTAAAGCAGCGGAAATAGCTAATTCTTCTTGACCAACTTCAGGTAAGGAGGGAAGGTCTAAAGACCTTGCGGCGGGGCTGGTATCAGCTACTCCGGCAACCAACGTCTTTAATGTTGCTCTACCAGATTGAGATACTGCTTGAGACCCCAGGCTGTTTGAGATCTTGTACTTCTCAAGAAGGTAGCTGGTCCCGTCATGCAGGAGTCCTACTGAAGCACCATTTATCACTCCGTCTTCAACAATTATTAAGCGGTTGTCAGCTCCGATCAGATGCTCACCGGGTTCGATTAGTGCTTTATATAGCACTTTAGCGTAGGGTAAGAAAGCCTCTGAGTCCATTTGTGAGAGATTTGTGCTTTGCAAGATTCGCTGCAGTCGTGCTGCGTTTAACTCCACAATCTGCCTATCGGCTGTATAGCTGTGAAGTGTACCGTTATGCCGAACCACTACACCCACTTTGTCCCCTAGGCTAAGAAAGTTGAAAACAGTGGGCAGGTTGGGTTGTGCTTCAAGCGCTTCAAAGGCAAGCTTGCCACACTGCAAATAGTTTTCTAGGGTCACGACCTGTAGCGTTCGAGATACGTTAAGTGCTTTCTCGAAGTCAGGCTCGGGGGAGGTGACCAGCATCTGTAAATATTCTTCGTAAACAGGCTCCACATCTTCATGAAACGTTTGTTGTAGGCTGTGGTTGATGCTTAGTAGATTTCCGCGCACTTCCTCAAGGGCTGCAATTGCATTTTCATAAGACTTCAAGGCATCCTCTCGATTGCCATGCTTTCGCTGAAGTTTAGCTAGCTCCCAAGCTGATTGGTACACTGCATCCGAGGCAAATGTAGAGATTCCGATATTCTGAGCACGCCGAAAAGCACCTTGAGCGTGCTGATCTTGACCGCTATAGGCATAGAATTTCCCAATCAAAATTAGTGATAGGGCTTCGGCTCGACTGTTCTCAATCTGTTTCGCTTCGGCGTGGCTTTTTTTTGCTAGCTGGAAGGCAGCAGTTAGTGGCTCAGTCTCCAGCCCTTCAGGGAGTGCTTGGTATTTGTGGAGCCTTAGCAGGTTATCAGCTATTTTGAGGCGACCGTAAATCGCTTCAATAGGAGTGAAGAATTCAGGGTCAAACTGTGCGATCTCAAGTTCTGTAACGACATCTCCCACAAAGGGTTGAACTTTCTGCTCAAGAGCAACGAGTTCAGTTTGTTTCCCATCAACAACAATCCATCCTTGGAGCTGCTGATAGAACTGCAGCCAGTTGAGTTTAGCGTTTACTGATAGCTTTTTTGGTCCGTCGAACAGAGACTGGAGTTCTGAAAATGTAAGCTCACCCGCTGCTAAGCTCTGCTTCAATAATCCAGATTTGATCGCCGGTTCTGAAGTTAACCGATAGCGATCCTGGATCATGCTCCAGTTCGCATGATGGATGTTTGCCAAGCTGAG
The sequence above is a segment of the Acaryochloris thomasi RCC1774 genome. Coding sequences within it:
- a CDS encoding CHAT domain-containing protein; the protein is MGNDEGVMGTLVNQSIAQQMLGKNFNACWSLIIALDIEASICRDRPEEINKEELFLKLDKLPATPVVVAALQNLGIVSRNMSMLDQGEQLLEYAMRRSRKLDSSIVGDLKLSLANIHHANWSMIQDRYRLTSEPAIKSGLLKQSLAAGELTFSELQSLFDGPKKLSVNAKLNWLQFYQQLQGWIVVDGKQTELVALEQKVQPFVGDVVTELEIAQFDPEFFTPIEAIYGRLKIADNLLRLHKYQALPEGLETEPLTAAFQLAKKSHAEAKQIENSRAEALSLILIGKFYAYSGQDQHAQGAFRRAQNIGISTFASDAVYQSAWELAKLQRKHGNREDALKSYENAIAALEEVRGNLLSINHSLQQTFHEDVEPVYEEYLQMLVTSPEPDFEKALNVSRTLQVVTLENYLQCGKLAFEALEAQPNLPTVFNFLSLGDKVGVVVRHNGTLHSYTADRQIVELNAARLQRILQSTNLSQMDSEAFLPYAKVLYKALIEPGEHLIGADNRLIIVEDGVINGASVGLLHDGTSYLLEKYKISNSLGSQAVSQSGRATLKTLVAGVADTSPAARSLDLPSLPEVGQEELAISAALGDSRTSKLMDKSFTAENLQQKLPKYSILHIATHGKFSSNPAETYLLSWEDRLRVGEFDRLIRSGVTDSSSGLDLLFLSACETAKGDSRSQLGLAGLATQAGAKNAIASLWRVESESTSVLAGEFYRHVASGASYAEALQKAQLMLKNSEHYSHPYFWAPFLLLGSS